Within Komagataeibacter sp. FNDCR2, the genomic segment GCCGCATATGTCCAGCACTGGCTTTCGCTTCTTCGCGAAGACCGGCATGCAATATTCAACGCAGCGCGCCATGCCAGTGCTGCCGTTGACTTCCTGCTCAACCGGGCACGGGCAAACGAGGACGCTGGTTGCGTTCAGCCGGATATGCCTGTCGCGGCCTGATCGCGCCGAAGAAGCTGGTAGGTGGCCACGGCGAACGCCGTGCCCAGCGCCAGCGCATGGATGATCGTATCGAGGCGGATCAGCTTGCCCTCGGCCGCCTCGAAAAGCGCAAGGCCCGTATGGCTCTGAAGCCAGTAGGTCATCGGTAGCAGAATATCCGCGCGCAGGGCGACGCCCCGTATCACGAAATCAGCCGCTACCCCGCACAGTCCGAACAGCACCACCAGGCATGCAAGATACGCGGCGACACCCCGCCATAGCGCCCCAAGAACATGGTAGAGCGCGCGGAAAATAGGGCGACGGGTGGAGGAAGGGACCGGCATTGCGTGCTCCGGAAAACAGGGGGAGGGGTTCCTCATACTAAGCCCCGTTTTCTCAAAAGTACATGGCTCCGCCTGTTGAAACACGCGGCTGCATCGTCACCCGTCGACGCGGACCGCTCGTCCGCACCCACAACCTGCACGCTTATCCTGACGCTCAGAGGGAAGGTCATGCCGCCCCTCCCTCACACGTTAAGGAGAAAATCGTGCACTGTACCAATGCATGGCTTGAGAGTATGGTTAAAGAGAGAGTCGACCGACTTCCGGTCGAGTACCGGTGTTTCATTAGGGGCGACCGGAAATATCGTGGGTGCAGCCGCGGTGAATATCTCATGCTTCGCATCGTCAGTGTATCGCTTGGCATCGCGTTTACCCTGCTGCTTCTCTCAATATTCGCTACCGCTCTTTTCCCTGGCCAGATGCGGTGTTCACGTTTCCAACCGTTTCCAGCTCCGCGCCCATGTTTTATGAAATCGCACGTGAAGCTTCATGCTGGGGATTCCATGCGTCCTCCCTGGCAACGGTCTATCTGAGTTGCTTGATGATTGCCCAGTATGATGTTGACCGCGCGGCATATGGACTGCGTGGGTGATAATCCGTGTCCGACTGGCTATGCGTCACAAGGGCTGCCTGTTTTCCGATCGTGAAAGCAGTAATTACGGGTGGCCCTTCGGGTTCGGTCGCCAAGCTTCTCCAGACGGCTGCGCCGCCAGGAGAAGTCCAGCCCCCTGCGGGGTCTGTCCGCGTTCGCGCTAATGCTCCCCCACATCCTTGTTCACGATCGGCATGAAGTCGAAAAATGGCTCGGGGAGCGGGACGGCTCCTCAACCTCCCTGTCACGCCTGCGGCGCGCCAGGGAGGCCCGTTACGGGGATTACGGCCGCGCATCCAGCTTCAGTGTGACAGTGTCCCGGCCAGGGCGCCAAGACGGCCTTCGGCCCCGCTGCGCGGCTCCGCGACCCTCCCTGCGCCTTGGCCGTCCTGCGTGTGTCGCAGGGCGTTGCCCCGCGCCCCCCGCAGGCCGACCGGCTTGCTCGGGCCGCTCCGGTCCTGACCCCCTGTCCGCGCCACCGTCTTGCCCGGGGGCAGGATGTGGCTCAGAAAAACGCCTCCATCCCCTCCACTACCGTCACCGTCTCCGGGCGCTCGCCGCCCCGGAACCCCGGCAGGATATGGTCTAGTAAAACCGTCAGTTTGACTTTCATTTCAACCGAAAAAACACACAATAACGCAAATAAAAGCGGCCCTTATTGGCGGTTTTCTGCCGTTTTATGCTTGCATTACTTGGGTATCCGTACTAAGTTTTTCTTGTCGGGAGGGATTGGCCCTCCCGGCCCAAGCGCCCCGGCAGGTGCGGTAACACCCGCCGGGACTGCGCCAGAAATGAAGGTCAATTTCATGTCCGACGTTGCAAACACCATCGCTCACAACGCTTCCGCTGGCAAGGCGTCCCCCGCCGAGGCCCGCCGTGCGAACGAAGCCCGCGCCCGCGCAAAGGGCTATGCCGCCCCGTCTCTGGCGGACGTACAGAACCTTGCGCCCAATGACGACCAGATGGCGAAGATCACCAGCTCTTTCGGCATTGAGGCCGGGGACGCCGACGAACTCACCGGTCTGGGTAGCAATATGATCCGCGATCAGTACACCACACTGGAGCCGATTCTTGTTACCATGTATCGCGGGGAGCCGAATTATCAGGGGCTTAAAATCCATCTTGACCGGGTGGTTGACGGCCTTGTGCGCTCCGCTTATGGCGCGGCGGAGTTCTACGAAAAGCGCCGCCAGATCGCGCGGGACGCCGTGAACGCCTTTACTAACGAACACCGCGACGAAGACCGCATGGGTATTGACGGCGGCGCGAACCGGGTGGACGGCCTGCGCGAAATCGCGGCGCAGCACGCCGCAAAATCCTACTCTCTCGCCTGCGTGGCCGCCGGGGCATGTGCCGCATACGAGGAACTGATGGGGCAGGCATGGCAGCCCTACGTGGCAAATAACAGCCGCAGCGTGTCGGAACAGGCGGCGGCGCTCAGGAATGACGCCCTCGGCTTCTGATCCAGCCAGCCGGGCCATATGGCCCGGCACCCCTTCCGTGCCAAAATGGACACAAAATGCCAGATACCCACGCCACCGCCCGCCGCATCCTGCGCGCGCTTCTCCCCCCGCCCCAGACCCCGAAACACAGGAAAGACAGACTCAAGGCCCTTGCCGGAGCTTTCCAGACATTGGCCCTCGGGGCGGTGGGCGTGGGTTTCCTCACGCCCATGATTACGGATTACACCGCGTTAAACCGTTCTCATGTGTTGGCGGCCTGTCTCCTGTCCCTGATCTTTGAGGGCATTTCTTTGACTCTTCTGGCGTATATCCCATATGATTCCGGGAATGATGCTGTCTCGTCGAAAGGAGACAACAATGGATAATTTCACGCTCAGCACCCTCGGCATCGTGGTGCCTTTCGCCGTCTTTACGCTTCTTTTCGGTCTGGCTCTGGGGCCGATTGCAAACCGGCTTGCAAAATGGCGGCAGTCGCTCTGACGTCTCCGGTTTAAGTTTCATCTTCCGAAGGGGCTGAGAACGGCAACAATGGATAATTTCACCATTAACATGATTGGCATTGTGGTGCCGTTTCTGGCGCTGACCTGCCTGTTTGCCGCCGTACTTGGTCCCATTGCGAACCGGCTGGCCCGACTGCGCAAATCCCTTTGATACTATATACCACACCAGAGGCGGCCCACAGGTCGCCTTTTCTGTTTGTGCCGCGCGTACGCCATGGTCCAGCGTCGGAAACGTCGCCCGCGCCGTCAAGTCGGCCTCCGGCCCCGCTCGCGCGGCTTCGCATCCCTCTCCACGCTCAGGCCGTCATGCGTATGGCGCAAGGCATCGCCTCGCCCCATACGCATGACGGCCTGGCTTGTTCAGGATGCTACGGACCTGACCGCGCGGGCGACGCCATAAAGGCATCAGGAAGAAAAATACGGATACATTCAGTCCCGGAGACTGCCCGGCAGGGTTGGCGGGTCCGGTGCTCGTCCATTCCATGCCGCCTTGAACCGCGCCCATTCCGCATGCCGTAGCCGATCGGTCTCTGCCGTCACAACCACGCTCCATTCTTCGCGCGCCGCACTATAACGCCAGCCCGCCCAGGTCATCTCGATCCGCCCGGAAACCGGAACTTCCTCACGGAAACGCAGCGCCAGACGCTGCGTCGCCATGCTTGACGCTGGCGCTGGCTTCAGCCACGCCAGAGAGCTCGCCATCGCCGGGTCGGGGTGCGGCCCGTCATGCATGTCCCCAATCTGTTCCGGCTGTTCCTGTATCCACTTCACCCGCATCTGTCGCTGGCTCCCCTGTCTCTGTCTGGTCGGTCCGCCGGGGACCGTTGCCTTCATCCTGGGAAAGGATTTCCCTGACAGGGACGTTCTAGCCAAAGCCGTTGTGGGTCCGGTTCGCAGCACCATGGGCATCATCCCCTCGGATGGCCGGACACGAAAGAAGGCGCGGGTGGCCCTTCGGGTTCGGTCGCCAAGCTTCTCCAGACGGCTGCGCCGCCAGGAGAAGTCCAGCCCCCTGCGGGGTCTGTCCGCGTTCGCGCTAATGCTCCCCCACATCCTTGTCCATGATCGGCATGAAGTCGAAAAATGGATCGGGGAGCGTGACGGCTCCTCAACCTCCCTGTCACGCCTGCGGCGCGCCAGGGAGGCCCGTTACGGGGATTACGGCCGCGCATCCAGCTTCAGTGTGACAGTGTCCCGGCCAGGGCGCCAAGACGGCCTTCGGCCCCGCTGCGCGGCTCCGCGACCCTCCCTGCGCCTTGGCCGTCCTGCGTGTGTCGCAGGGCGTTGCCCCGCGCCACCCGCAGGCCGACCGGCTTGTTCGGGCCGCTCCGGTCCTGACCCCCTGTCCGCGCCACCGTCATGCCCGGGGGCAGGATGTGGCTCAGAAAAACGCCTCCATCCCCTTCACTCCCGTCACCGTCTCCGGGCGCTCGCCGCCCCGGAACCCCGGCAGGATATGGTCTAGTAAAACCGACAGTTTGACTTTCATTTCAACCGAAAAAACATACAATAACGCAAATAAAAAACGGCCTTTATTGGCGGTTTTCTGCCGTTTTATGCTTGAGTTGCTTTGGTGTCCGTACTAAGTTTTTCTTGTCGGGAGGGATTGGCCCTTCCGGCTCAAGCGCCCCGGCGGGTGCAGCGAACACCACGCCGGGACTGCGCCAGAAATGAAGGTCAAGTTCATGTCCGACGTGGGAAAGACGATAGGCAATATTCCTCACCTCGCGCAAGGCGGGGCGGCGGAACCGGAAGACGCACATTATTCCGATCAGACGCTTGCCGCCCTGGTTAAATGCCATGGGTGGCGCTATCGGGATGCGAAGCAGCCACAAAACGGTGTTGAACGTCTGTTTGACGGCCTTGCCCATGACGGGATGGTGATACCCGATGGCGCGCGGTATCTGCTGGCCAATTATTCCGAAGACCCGGAAAGGCGCCGGTATATCGCCTTGTATGCCGGCAGGGAACTGCTCGGGGACTGGGACGGCCGGAATGGATCGCCAGCGGATATTGCCTCCCTGCTCAATGAACGGGCGGAGCACTACGTTCAGTTGGAGCGGGTCAGGCTGGAAGCTGCCTGAGTAATTCCTGAGATCACAAAGACTCTCCTTAATATTCATGAAGGAACAGACACATGGCAGGCAGCGTTAACAAGGTCATTCTGGTCGGAAACCTCGGCAAGGACCCCGAAGTCCGCAATACCCAGAGCGGAGCGAAGATCGTCTCGCTCACGCTGGCGACCAGCGACACATGGAATGACCGCGCATCGGGCGAACGCCGCGAGCGGACCGAATGGCACCGGGTGGTTATCTTCAACGAACGCATCGGTGACGTGGCCGAGCGCTTCCTGCGCAAGGGCCGCAAGGTCTATCTGGAAGGTGCGCTCCAGACCCGCAAATGGACCGACCAGGGGGGGCAGGACCGCTACACGACCGAAGTGGTGGTGGACCGCTTCCGTGGCGAGCTGGTGCTGCTGGACAGCAACCATGGCGGCGAGGATATGGGCGGTGGCTACGATACGCCAGCCCGCCAGCCGTCGCAGGGAGGGGCCCGCACCGCTGGAGCGGCGGCGGGTGGATGGGATGCGCCTGCGGGGGGAGACAATCTGGACGACGAAGTGCCCTTCTGACACCGCTCAACATGGTCCGGCGGCATGAGCCGCCTGGACGCTTTACGGCATCAGACCCTCTCTCCGGCCCGGCCATTCGGCCCGGCATCCCTCCCGTGCCGGAATGGACACAAAAAGCCCGCTCCGCACTCGCGCCCGAAGGTGGCAGGAAGGCCCCTCCCGCATGGCGCGGGAGGGCCGTGAGGAAGTAGCATCAGGACCGGGGCGTATCCACATTCAGCTCACACCATGTCCGATTGGTATTCGGGTCGATGTAGGTGTGGCTGGTGCAGTATCCGCCCCGCCTGAACTGCGGCCATGTCGCAGCCATCGTCAGGGCCGAGCCGAGAACCACCAGAATGACCCCGCCCATGACAAGCCGCGTATAGGCGTGCCATCGCGCTTCCCGGTAGAACTTGACCTCCTGTGTCGGGAGTTGCTCGCGTATCCTGTGGAACACCTGCGTTCGCAGGTCTTTGACGATGGCGTCAACCATCCGGCTGATTGTGATCGTCTGCTGCTTTTGCGCTATGGCTTCGTATTGCGCGATGCGGGCATGCGCCGCTTCGGTCGTGGCATTGAGTTTCGTTATTTCAGTCGCAGTCTGTTCCTGCACACGCGCCAATGTCCGGGTGCTGGCAGTCTGTATCTCATCCAGCTGCTGGCGCGCGCTGTCCAGTGCGCGCTCCATGGAAGCAGAAGCATGGACATTCCCGGCCCATTGCAGTTCCGCGAGGCGACGCAGGAGACCAAACCATTCCCACAGCGCCGATCCCGGCTCTATGCCTTCGCGGCGCGCCGCGACTTCCATCCGTTCAAGGGTTTGATGGAGGGCGTCTGCGTTCGAATCATTGGTCATGGCAACATTTCCTGCAGGCCCGCCACCTCAATATTCTGCCGGATGGTGCTGAGCCAGCGTGTCACCATGAACCGTTTGACGGGATCTATCGGCTTGCCGCCACTGCCGATCTTACCGGCCGCCGCGTCGTGATAGCTCAGACCGGTTTCCTTGACTGCGGCCATGCAGCCAAGTTTCGGAAATTCCAGCGTTTCAATGCCCGCCGTGAACAAGGGCTTCAATGATGGGTCTGCGGTGCGACTTTTTAGAATGTGCCGACCAGCATGTCCCGAGGGAACGGTCATTGCATTAAAAACCACTGCACCTTTCGTCGGGCGGAACTTTCCTGTCTCCCACAGCCGGGTGATGTAGGCGAGATCATCTGCGTCTCCACCGCAAAAGAACAGGCCACAGACTTCAAGACCGGCGCTCTCCGCAAAAGCGACCAGATCAATCTCGGCAGCCCACTGCTCCATTGTTCTGTCCCCGCCGCCGATATCGAGTACCAGAGGAAGCCGTTTCTCCGTGGCTGTACTGAAGACCATCGAAAACCATTCTGAAATTTCGTGTTCGTCTTCTGTTGCTGGACGGGGCAGGCCGTAGCGCGCGTAAAGCGGCGACGCAGATATGCCAGGGTTCCGCATGTCGCCATCTGCCATAAGAAAATTGCGCGATGCGCTGGCAGCGATTTCGCAGACGGCCGTAAGGAATGTCGAGCCGCCGAGATTCCCTCTTCCTGCTTTCACGATCAGGGGAACCGATGCTTTTTTTATAGTTTGTGTCGTCTCTTTGCTCATGACCTATCCGGGTACATTTGAGGGAGGCAGTAGCGCCGATCCCCAATGTGCCCCGGGCGTTTGTGGGTGCGAGCAGTTGCCGTCTATTGGGCGCGTCTGCCGACACTGGCACAGACTGTATAAAGCAGCTTGGCCGGAACCGATCTGTTCTGGCGAGGGATAGCGTCCAGCATCGGATAGACACTGCGGTACCACGCTTCGTCGGTCTCAAAAAATGAGCGGCGTGGCAGGCCCGGAAGCTGTTCCAGATCGAAGCCGCCATTAGGCAGCAACCCCGACGCATCAAGGGGCATCAGTGCCTCAAGCGGCAGATTGTCGGGCATGCCGGGAGGGCGTGGACCAACGTAAGGGGGAGGTAGCGGGATTTCCTTATCCTTCCCGTATCGGGGAGCCTGCCGGAGCATTGTCACTGTCGGCTTTACCTGCCCGAGCCGCGACTGGAGCGCCAGATCCTGATTGACGGGAGTTTCGGGCGGGGAAACCACTCCAGACGTGCCTGGTGGAGCGGGCTGGGACGGTAGTGGATCGTCGGGGAACAACACCGATGCAGCACGGGCACGGCGGGCTTCGAGCTGACGTTCCGCCACGCCCTCGGCAGCTTCGGCCATCTTTTCCCGGAGCGCCTGCAATTCAGCCTCTTTCCTGATGGCATCCCGCGCCTTTTCCTCGGCACGGACACTGGCCCGTTCCTTACGTGCCTCCATCCATTTCCCGACACGGTACCACGTCATCTTGGCGCACCTGACGGTAGGTGCGAGCCCCCGCGCATTGACCAGTCCGACGTCCGAAAACCAGCGGCACAGGGCCACCCAGTCAATGCGACGACCATCACGATGACGCAGGATTTCCGCGCGGTGACGCTCCATCCACGTCCGCAGCGATAGCGCCCCGGATGCTTCCTCAAGCACCGCCAATGCACCTTCAACACCGATGGTTGCCGCAGACATCCTGACCTCCCGACCGCACTGGAGCGCGCCTTATGGCGCTGCCAGAGGCATATCACGACCACACCACGATTACAACAAGACCACGTTTCGGCTACGCCACGACTACAGAAGGACTACAGAACGACTACAGAAAATTCTTAAGTCCATATACAAATGCAAACCTTTCGGTTTGCGCTTCGCGCGGATTACATCCGCCTACAGGCCGATGGCCTGTAGTCATCAGGGGATCGGGGTCATGTTCTCATGCGGTGCCGGGTCACGGCTTGAGTGTATTACATAAACGTACTACACAATGCGGACTGTCTCTGTATGGAGAAGAAGCATGACGAGCCCTCTGTCGATCCGTCTTGACGATCGCCTGCGTGATGACCTGGAGCGGGAAGCAAGTGCGCGCGGGGTTCCACTGAGCCGCCTGGTCCGCGAACTTCTGGAAGAAGGTGTCAGCCTCGCCCGGCGGGAGCGTATCCGTGCGGACGGCGCCCGTGTCGCCGCCTATGCCGCTGCGGCTCCCGAGGCACGCGCCCTGTTCGATGGGGCCAGTGGCGGACAGGGCCATGGGGAGTAAGGGATCGGCTTCCGCGCCCTATCGGGCCGGGGAAATCGTGCTGGCGGGGCGGGGCGGGGATAAACCGGCGGTCGTGGTGGAGGATGACCTGTTCCCGCCCGAATGGCCCAACGTGATCCTGGTGCCGCTGACCGATAACGAAAATCTGGTTGTGCCGGACCTCTCGGTCCGTATCGAACCGACCGCCATGAACGGTCTTGCGTCGGTCTGCTGGGCAGCCAGTGCGATGGTGGCCACGACGCCGAAGCGGCACCTGACGCGCACCGATCGCGGCATCCGCCCTGAACAGCTTGCCCTGGTCCGCCGCCAGATCGCGCTGGTGGTAGGGGCGGGTTGATTTCCGGATGGGATATCCGCGCCCACAACAGGTGCGCGGATACTCTGTTCCGTGATGGGAGATTTTAATCCATGA encodes:
- the ssb gene encoding single-stranded DNA-binding protein; this encodes MAGSVNKVILVGNLGKDPEVRNTQSGAKIVSLTLATSDTWNDRASGERRERTEWHRVVIFNERIGDVAERFLRKGRKVYLEGALQTRKWTDQGGQDRYTTEVVVDRFRGELVLLDSNHGGEDMGGGYDTPARQPSQGGARTAGAAAGGWDAPAGGDNLDDEVPF
- a CDS encoding type II toxin-antitoxin system PemK/MazF family toxin — translated: MGSKGSASAPYRAGEIVLAGRGGDKPAVVVEDDLFPPEWPNVILVPLTDNENLVVPDLSVRIEPTAMNGLASVCWAASAMVATTPKRHLTRTDRGIRPEQLALVRRQIALVVGAG